Within Actinosynnema pretiosum, the genomic segment GGCCTGCCCCGAGGCGGGCACCGCGCCCGCGCACCGGAAGGCCCTCGCCGAAGGCACCCGCCGCACCGCGCTGACCAGGGCGTTCAGCGGCAGGCCCGCGCGCGGGCTGGTCAACCGGTTCCTCACCGAGCACACCCCGCACGCCCCGGCCGCCTACCCGAGGGTGCACCACCTGACCAAGCCGATCCGCGCGTCCGGCGACCCCGAGCTGATGTCGATGTGGGCCGGGCAGGCGTACCCCCTGGCCCGTTCGGTCCCGGCCGCCCAGCTGGTCGCCGACCTGAACGCGCAGGCCGTCGAGGCGCTCGCGCGGGCCAACGCGCGGATTCGCCCGCTCTAGCGACGCCCGCGCGGTGACAATGTGCCCGTGACGACCGCGCGCGAGTTAGCCGACGACCTGTTCACCCTGGTCCTGACCTCGGACCCGCTGATGGCGACCCTCATCGGGGTGCCGGGGTGGGACGACCGGCTGCCCGACCCGAGCGCCGAGGCCGAGGCCGGGGCCGCGCGCCGGGCGGCCGAGCTGGCCACCCGCGCCGCCGAGGGCGACGACGACCCGATCACCAGGGCCGTCGTCGCCCAGCAGGCCGCGGGCACGGTCGCCAAGCTCGGGGCGCGCCTGGTCGAGCACACCCACGCCGAGGGCTTCAACGCCCCCGTGCCGCTGCTGCTCACCTCGCTGTCCATGGTCAGACCCGCGTCGGGCCAGGGCGAGCTGGACTACCTGGCCCGCCTGCGCGCCGTCCCCGGCTACCTGGAGGCGCTGGCCACCCGCCAGCTCGACTCCGACCGCCGCCCGCTCGCCCACCTCGTCGACGCCGCCGTCACCCGGCTCGACCGCCACCTCGCCGACCCCTCCGGCCCGCTGCGCGTCCCGCCGCTGTCCGCCGGGCCCGCCGCCGAGCGCGAGCGCCTGATCACCGAGCTGGTCGACCCCGCCCTCGCCCGGTACCGGGACGTGCTGCGCGAGCGCGTGGCCCCGCGCGGCCGGAGCGCCGACGAGCCCGGCCTGTGCTGGCTGGCCGACGGCGAGCGGCACTACGCCGGGCTCGTCGCCGCCTACACCACCACCGAGCGCACCGCCCGCGAGCTGCACGAGGTCGGCCTCGGGCTGGTGGCCGAGCTGGACCGCGAGTACGAGGAGATCGGCGCGCGCGTCTTCGGGCCGCTGCCGGGGGCCGACGCGCGCGAGCGGGCCGCCGGGGTCAGGGCCAGGCTGCTCGCCGACCCGGAGCTGCGCTGGACCGACGGCGCGCAGATGGTCGAGCTGGCCCGGCGGGTCCTCGCGCGCGCCGAGCTGGCGGCGGGGGACTGGTTCGGGTCCGTGCCCGCCAAGCGCTGCGCGGTCGCCACCGTGCCCGACGACGAGGCCCCCAACGCGCCGCTGGCCTACTACGTCGACCCGGCCGTGGACGGCAGCAGGCCGGGCACGTACTTCGTCAACACCCACCGGGCGGCCGAGCGGAACCGGGTCAGCGCCGAGGCGGTCGCGTTCCACGAGGGGGTGCCGGGGCACCACTTCCAGATCTCCCTGGCCCAGGAGCTGACCGACCTGCCGCCGCTGCGCCGGTTCGCCGCGTTCGAGGCCTACCTGGAGGGGTGGGGGCTGTACGCGGAGCGGCTGGCCGACGAGATGGGGCTCTACAGCGGCGACCTGGCCCGGTTGGGGATGCTCAGCGCGGACTCGCTGCGCGCCGCCAGGCTCGTGGTCGACACCGGGATGCACGCGCTCGGGTGGACGCGGGAGCGGGCCGTCGAGTACCTGCGGGCGAGCACGGCCGCGCCGGAGGCGGACGTCCAGGCCGAGGTGGACCGGTACATCGAGGCGCCCGCGCAGGCGCTGTCGTACATGGTGGGGCGGCTGGAGATCCAGCGCCTGCGCGGGGTGGCGAGCGACCGGCTCGGGGCCGCGTTCGACATCAGGGCGTTCCACGACCTGGTGCTGCGCGGCGGCCCGCTGCCGCTGGGCGTGCTGGCCGACGTGGTCGACCGGTGGTGCGGGTCAGCCTGAGCCCGGCTCGTTCCGGTCGGCGCTCCGGCCGCCCTGGTCGGCGAGCACCGAGTGCCGCTTGCCGTAGGCGTAGTAGACGACCAGGCCGATGGCGAACCACACCGCGAACCGCAGCCACGTCTCCGGGGCCAGGAAGGTGATCAGCCACAGCGAGAACACCACGCCGACCACCGGCACCACCGGCATCCCCGGCGTGCGGAACGTGCGCGGCAGGTCCGGCCTGCGGTAGCGCAGCACGATCACCGC encodes:
- a CDS encoding DUF885 domain-containing protein, coding for MTTARELADDLFTLVLTSDPLMATLIGVPGWDDRLPDPSAEAEAGAARRAAELATRAAEGDDDPITRAVVAQQAAGTVAKLGARLVEHTHAEGFNAPVPLLLTSLSMVRPASGQGELDYLARLRAVPGYLEALATRQLDSDRRPLAHLVDAAVTRLDRHLADPSGPLRVPPLSAGPAAERERLITELVDPALARYRDVLRERVAPRGRSADEPGLCWLADGERHYAGLVAAYTTTERTARELHEVGLGLVAELDREYEEIGARVFGPLPGADARERAAGVRARLLADPELRWTDGAQMVELARRVLARAELAAGDWFGSVPAKRCAVATVPDDEAPNAPLAYYVDPAVDGSRPGTYFVNTHRAAERNRVSAEAVAFHEGVPGHHFQISLAQELTDLPPLRRFAAFEAYLEGWGLYAERLADEMGLYSGDLARLGMLSADSLRAARLVVDTGMHALGWTRERAVEYLRASTAAPEADVQAEVDRYIEAPAQALSYMVGRLEIQRLRGVASDRLGAAFDIRAFHDLVLRGGPLPLGVLADVVDRWCGSA